From Juglans regia cultivar Chandler chromosome 8, Walnut 2.0, whole genome shotgun sequence, the proteins below share one genomic window:
- the LOC109019764 gene encoding mesocentin-like codes for MAHYQNQYGAAQTIAYGDVVPTDEYGKDFRTDEYDKVNRTDEGGTVIRTGGKVIRKDDYGNVIRTDEYGKVIRKDEYGNVNCTDEYGTVTRTGGKVIRTDDHDNVNRTDEFGNVIRTDEYGNFIHTDEYGNVIPTDEFGYPIRPRGTILQGVQHKLHHDHAGKLHHDDHSGKLHHSGSLSSPEYDGQGGCNVIIMNYHHYHHAEKKGVMAKIKAKHHGHRTTSHDQHDQHY; via the exons atgGCACATTACCAAAACCAGTACGGAGCAGCCCAAACTATCGCGTATGGCGACGTTGTCCCCACAGACGAATACGGCAAAGATTTCCGCACAGACGAATACGACAAAGTTAACCGCACAGACGAAGGCGGCACCGTTATCCGCACTGGCGGCAAAGTTATCCGCAAAGACGACTACGGCAACGTTATCCGCACAGACGAATACGGCAAAGTTATCCGCAAAGACGAATACGGCAACGTTAACTGCACAGACGAATACGGCACCGTTACCCGCACAGGCGGCAAAGTTATCCGCACAGACGATCACGACAACGTTAACCGCACGGACGAATTCGGCAACGTTATCCGCACAGACGAATACGGCAACTTTATCCACACAGACGAATACGGCAACGTGATTCCTACGGATGAGTTTGGCTACCCAATCCGCCCCAGAGGCACTATTCTCCAAGGTGTGCAGCACAAGCTTCATCATGACCATGCTGGTAAGCTTCATCATGATGACCATTCTGGCAAGCTTCATCACTCTGGAAGCTTAAGTTCC CCTGAGTACGATGGTCAAGGTGGCTGCAACGTTATCATCATGAattatcatcattatcatcatgcAGAGAAGAAGGGTGTGATGGCAAAGATCAAAGCGAAGCATCACGGGCACCGTACTACTTCTCATGATCAGCATGACCAGCACTACTAG